A single genomic interval of Daucus carota subsp. sativus chromosome 1, DH1 v3.0, whole genome shotgun sequence harbors:
- the LOC108192326 gene encoding succinate-semialdehyde dehydrogenase, mitochondrial: MMMMIAQASICKTRLPSLLSTTCMLQPRLSRQLSTGANDVAARLNSSGFFRTQGLIGGKWVDAYAGKTIEVNNPATGEVIANVACMGTRETNDAISSAYDAFKSWSKFTAAERSKCLRKWYDLIMANKEQLGELITLEQGKPLKEAIGEVSYGASFLEFSAEEAKRVYGDIIPSPLADRRLFVLKQPVGVVGAITPWNFPLAMITRKVGPALAAGCTVVIKPSEFTPLTALAAAELAHQAGVPPGVVNVVMGNAPEIGDALLASTQVRKITFTGSTAVGKKLMAGAAGTVKKVSLELGGNAPCIIFDDADIEVAIKGTLGSKFRNSGQTCVCANRILVQDGIYDKFASALADAVKNLKVGDGFSEGVVQGPLINEAAVQKVETLLQDAVSKGAKVLLGGKRHDLGFTFYEPTIISDINNEMRISREEVFGPVATLLRFKTEDEAISIANDTNAGLAAYFFSSNVQRTWRVAEALEYGIVGVNEGLVSTEVAPFGGVKQSGLGREGSKYGMDEFLEMKYVCMGNMS; this comes from the exons atgatgatgatgatcgcTCAAGCGTCGATTTGTAAAACGAGGCTTCCTTCTCTACTTAGCACCACTTGTATGCTTCAGCCTCGTCTTTCTCgtcag CTAAGCACGGGGGCGAATGATGTTGCTGCTAGGTTGAACAGCTCCGGTTTCTTCCGCACTCAAGGATTGATTGGGGGGAAATGGGTCGATGCATATGCAGGGAAAACTATAGAG GTGAACAACCCGGCCACCGGAGAAGTTATAGCCAATGTTGCATGCATGGGTACTAGAGAAACGAATGATGCAATATCTTCAGCATATGATGCATTTAAAT CTTGGAGCAAGTTCACCGCTGCTGAAAGGAGTAAATGCTTGAGGAAGTG GTATGATTTAATAATGGCCAATAAGGAACAGCTTGGTGAGCTAATAACATTAGAGCAAGGAAAGCCTCTAAAAGAAGCCATAGGCGAG GTATCTTATGGGGCTAGTTTCCTTGAGTTCTCTGCCGAAGAAGCTAAACGTGTATATGGCGATATAATTCCATCGCCTTTAGCAGATCGCCGCCTTTTTGTTTTGAAGCAG CCTGTGGGTGTTGTTGGTGCTATTACTCCTTGGAACTTCCCTTTGGCTATGATCACTCGGAAG GTTGGTCCTGCCCTTGCTGCTGGCTGTACAGTGGTCATAAAGCCCTCCGAATTCACTCCTTTAACGGCTTTGGCAGCAGCGGAGCTTGCACATCAAGCTGGAGTTCCACCG GGTGTTGTAAATGTAGTTATGGGGAATGCTCCTGAAATCGGGGATGCATTACTTGCAAGTACTCAG GTAAGAAAAATCACATTCACAGGCTCAACGGCTGTTGGCAAAAAACTGATGGCAGGTGCTGCTGGGACTGTTAAGAAG GTGTCTCTTGAACTTGGTGGGAATGCACCTTGCATAATTTTCGATGATGCAGACATTGAAGTGGCAATTAAAGGGACT CTGGGGAGTAAGTTCAGGAATAGTGGGCAAACATGTGTCTGCGCAAATAGAATACTGGTGCAAGATG GTATTTATGATAAATTTGCAAGTGCTTTGGCTGATGCTGTCAAAAATTTGAAAGTTGGGGATGGTTTCAGTGAAGGAGTGGTTCAG GGCCCTCTTATAAATGAAGCTGCAGTGCAGAAG GTAGAAACATTGCTGCAAGATGCTGTCTCAAAG GGAGCGAAAGTACTTCTTGGCGGAAAAAGACATGACCTTGGATTTACATTTTATGAGCCGACAATAATAAGTGATATCAACAATGAGATGCGCATCTCAAG GGAGGAAGTGTTCGGTCCCGTCGCCACACTTTTGCGGTTTAAGACAGAAGATGAAGCTATCTCCATTGCTAACGACACCAATGCAG GCCTAGCTGCTTACTTTTTCAGTAGCAATGTTCAAAGGACTTGGCGAGTAGCAGAAGCTTTGGAATATGGAATTGTTGGAGTCAATGAAGGACTAGTTTCGACAGAG GTGGCTCCATTTGGTGGGGTAAAGCAGTCTGGGCTAGGCAGGGAAGGTTCCAAATATGGAATGGATGAATTTTTGGAA ATGAAGTACGTTTGCATGGGCAATATGAGCTAA
- the LOC108203841 gene encoding protein GLUTAMINE DUMPER 3-like, whose protein sequence is MTTTTRKTTFSPPATVITRSPWHSPVPYLFGGLAAMLGLIVFALLILACSYWKLSGRMQEESERDLEAGDQKPENSPVKDFPAPFEEKIVVIMAGDVKPTFLATPVVSNKVCVVEKVGESEKTTPEKSPEQREREREQETGSQES, encoded by the coding sequence ATGACAACGACAACAAGAAAAACAACATTCTCCCCGCCCGCCACCGTGATCACCCGCTCCCCGTGGCACTCCCCGGTGCCCTACCTCTTCGGCGGCCTCGCCGCCATGCTGGGGCTCATAGTGTTTGCTTTACTGATTCTCGCATGCTCCTACTGGAAGCTCTCCGGCCGCATGCAGGAGGAGAGCGAGCGCGACCTCGAGGCCGGCGACCAGAAGCCGGAGAACTCGCCGGTGAAGGACTTTCCGGCGCCGTTTGAGGAGAAGATTGTGGTGATCATGGCCGGAGATGTGAAGCCCACGTTCTTGGCGACTCCGGTGGTGAGTAACAAAGTGTGCGTGGTCGAGAAAGTCGGGGAGAGTGAGAAAACGACGCCGGAAAAGTCGCCGGAGCAACGGGAACGGGAACGGGAACAAGAAACGGGGAGTCAAGAGAGTTGA